One Nostoc sp. UHCC 0302 DNA window includes the following coding sequences:
- a CDS encoding type II toxin-antitoxin system RelE/ParE family toxin, which translates to MNNPDAAVRAVQAIVSSGESLEQNPRRGAIVDEIAGLRKLLVSFGKYGFIIHYVILEDDVVILRIYHGRENRPR; encoded by the coding sequence CTGAATAATCCTGATGCAGCAGTACGTGCAGTACAAGCAATTGTTTCTTCAGGCGAAAGTCTAGAGCAGAATCCTCGTCGAGGTGCAATCGTAGATGAAATAGCAGGCTTACGAAAACTTTTGGTTTCTTTTGGTAAGTACGGCTTTATAATTCACTACGTTATTCTTGAGGATGATGTTGTTATTCTACGCATCTATCACGGGCGAGAGAATCGACCTCGTTAG
- a CDS encoding rubredoxin, protein MSEQGVETTVLDRYECRACGYVYEPEKGDDKDDIPSGTPFAELPVNWRCPVCSAKKTAFANIGPAGTASGFKENLGYGLGVNKLTPTQKNILIFGALALGFLFFISLYGLQ, encoded by the coding sequence ATGAGCGAACAAGGTGTTGAGACTACGGTGTTAGACCGCTATGAGTGTCGCGCCTGCGGTTATGTTTACGAACCTGAAAAGGGAGACGACAAGGATGATATTCCTTCAGGAACGCCTTTTGCAGAGCTACCTGTAAATTGGCGGTGTCCCGTTTGTTCTGCAAAGAAAACCGCTTTCGCCAACATTGGCCCTGCGGGTACAGCATCCGGTTTCAAAGAAAATCTCGGTTATGGTTTGGGTGTCAACAAGCTGACGCCAACTCAAAAAAATATCCTGATTTTTGGTGCTTTGGCTCTTGGCTTCTTGTTTTTTATTAGTCTTTACGGCTTACAGTGA
- the ndhC gene encoding photosynthetic/respiratory NAD(P)H-quinone oxidoreductase subunit C codes for MFVLSGYEYLLGFLLICSLVPALALSASKLLRPSSYSPERRTTYESGMEPIGGAWIQFNIRYYMFALVFVVFDVETVFLYPWAVAFHRLGLLAFIEALIFIAILVVALVYAWRKGALEWS; via the coding sequence GTGTTTGTCCTCAGCGGTTACGAGTATCTTCTAGGCTTCTTACTCATCTGTAGCCTAGTACCTGCCTTAGCGCTCTCAGCGTCCAAGCTCTTACGACCCAGTAGTTACAGCCCAGAACGGCGCACTACATACGAATCTGGTATGGAACCCATTGGGGGAGCCTGGATTCAGTTCAACATCCGCTACTATATGTTTGCCCTGGTCTTCGTCGTTTTTGATGTGGAGACTGTGTTTTTGTATCCTTGGGCAGTAGCGTTCCACCGTTTGGGGCTATTGGCATTTATTGAAGCACTAATCTTTATTGCAATTCTTGTAGTCGCCTTAGTGTACGCATGGCGTAAAGGAGCTTTGGAGTGGTCTTGA
- a CDS encoding Uma2 family endonuclease, producing MLQTPSKSITLDEFLKLPETEPASEYIDGQIIQKPMPQGKHSTIQTEFSTTINVILKPQQIARAFSELRCTFDGRSIIPDVSVFTWERIPRDEKGEVANTFLIAPDWTIEILSPDQSQTKVTKNILCCLNSGTQMCWLIDPNEQTVFVYLPKQQPEVFDEPQQKLPVPSFANELNLSVASVFGWLLE from the coding sequence ATGCTACAAACCCCATCTAAATCGATAACTTTAGATGAGTTTCTCAAGCTACCAGAAACAGAACCTGCTAGCGAATATATTGATGGGCAAATCATCCAGAAACCAATGCCGCAGGGTAAGCACAGCACAATTCAAACCGAGTTTTCTACTACTATCAATGTAATTCTTAAACCGCAACAGATTGCACGAGCATTTTCAGAGTTACGTTGCACATTTGATGGACGCTCAATAATTCCAGATGTGTCTGTGTTTACTTGGGAGAGAATTCCCCGCGATGAAAAAGGCGAGGTTGCTAATACCTTTTTAATAGCTCCTGATTGGACAATTGAGATTCTATCACCTGACCAAAGTCAAACAAAAGTCACCAAAAATATTTTGTGTTGCCTCAATTCTGGCACTCAAATGTGTTGGTTAATTGATCCAAATGAGCAAACAGTGTTTGTTTATCTTCCCAAGCAGCAACCAGAAGTATTTGATGAACCACAGCAAAAACTTCCTGTTCCATCTTTTGCTAATGAGTTAAATCTGAGCGTGGCGTCTGTTTTTGGGTGGTTATTAGAGTAA
- a CDS encoding NAD(P)H-quinone oxidoreductase subunit J produces MAEEESKAVPADEAESKPLPAAQESLVEAGKISKWLTENGFDHEFSEPDKNGVEIIKVEPDFLLPTATALYAYGFNYLQFQGGVDLGPGQELVSVYHLIKVGDNGDRPEEVRVKVFLPRENPRVPSVYWIWKTADWQEREAYDMFGIIYEGHPNLKRILMPEDWVGWPLRKDYVSPDFYELQDAY; encoded by the coding sequence GTGGCTGAAGAAGAATCTAAAGCAGTACCAGCAGACGAAGCAGAGTCTAAACCATTACCAGCAGCTCAAGAATCTCTAGTAGAAGCTGGTAAAATTTCCAAGTGGCTGACCGAAAATGGCTTTGATCATGAGTTTTCGGAACCAGACAAGAACGGGGTAGAGATTATTAAGGTTGAGCCTGATTTCTTGCTCCCCACCGCTACAGCTTTGTATGCTTACGGGTTTAATTATCTTCAGTTTCAAGGTGGTGTTGACCTTGGGCCTGGGCAAGAATTGGTGAGCGTGTATCACTTAATTAAAGTCGGTGATAATGGCGATCGCCCTGAAGAAGTGCGAGTTAAAGTGTTCTTACCACGGGAAAATCCGAGAGTGCCTTCTGTGTACTGGATTTGGAAAACCGCAGATTGGCAAGAGCGCGAAGCTTACGATATGTTTGGCATTATCTACGAAGGACACCCGAATCTCAAGCGAATTTTGATGCCGGAAGATTGGGTGGGTTGGCCTTTGCGGAAGGATTACGTCTCGCCTGATTTCTATGAGTTGCAGGATGCTTATTAA
- the ndhK gene encoding photosynthetic/respiratory NAD(P)H-quinone oxidoreductase subunit K, whose amino-acid sequence MVLNSNLTTQDKERIINPIERPSVTQELSENVILTTVDDLYNWARLSSLWPLLFGTACCFIEFAALIGSRFDFDRFGLIPRSSPRQADLIITAGTITMKMAPQLVRLYEQMPEPKYVIAMGACTITGGMFSVDSPTAVRGVDKLIPVDVYLPGCPPRPEAIIDAIIKLRKKITNDSMQERSKIKQTHRYYSTTHNFKPVDEILTGKYLQSETRFTPPKELTEAIGLPVPPALLTEKAQKEEQNRG is encoded by the coding sequence GTGGTCTTGAATTCTAACTTAACAACTCAGGACAAAGAGCGAATCATCAACCCTATTGAGCGTCCCTCAGTTACACAAGAGCTTTCAGAAAACGTCATTTTGACGACGGTTGATGACCTCTACAACTGGGCGCGGCTTTCTAGTTTGTGGCCTTTGCTGTTTGGTACTGCTTGCTGCTTTATTGAATTTGCAGCTCTAATTGGCTCCCGGTTTGACTTTGACCGCTTTGGGCTAATTCCCCGTTCTAGCCCCCGCCAAGCTGATTTAATTATTACGGCAGGGACGATTACTATGAAGATGGCTCCGCAGTTGGTGCGTCTTTATGAGCAAATGCCAGAGCCGAAGTATGTCATCGCTATGGGAGCTTGCACGATTACTGGTGGGATGTTTAGCGTTGATTCTCCTACAGCAGTGCGTGGAGTTGATAAACTAATTCCTGTAGACGTGTACTTGCCTGGTTGTCCTCCCCGTCCAGAAGCGATTATTGACGCAATTATTAAGCTACGGAAGAAGATTACTAATGATTCGATGCAGGAGCGGAGTAAGATTAAGCAAACTCACCGCTACTACAGCACGACTCATAACTTCAAGCCAGTAGATGAAATTTTAACTGGGAAGTATTTGCAGTCAGAAACTCGCTTTACACCACCTAAAGAATTGACAGAAGCGATCGGTCTACCAGTACCGCCTGCGTTGTTGACAGAAAAAGCGCAAAAGGAGGAACAAAACCGTGGCTGA